The Antedon mediterranea chromosome 11, ecAntMedi1.1, whole genome shotgun sequence genome window below encodes:
- the LOC140061947 gene encoding centromere protein H-like encodes MAEPVDHNKTFDEISQSFRNGKLTVPPSGIHVFMNENKDKEEVNILLELQRLKEWLQSQTLELETVLKLRKTHTPSMGVDDDDEVEYRIMELQHKLLDVTASNSLKELVIKRIQCTDALLKILFPRNKEDKIEDQQVYIDLVDEQTKLVTEILGHQKAIERTQKELDIVRQEAIGVKRENRVLMSGYQQMKADKVKTKKTKKRQEQEELIQKEVEDITSKITITQHILQALIMGSGVNWAKDPELQQLLISLGETVDLSKH; translated from the exons atggcTGAACCTGTTGACCACAACAAGACATTCGATGAGATTTCACAATCATTCCGAAATGGAAAGCTAACAGTTCCTCCAAGTGGCATCCATGTTTTCATGAATGAGAACAAAGATAAGGAAGAAGTCAATATACTTCTTGAACTACAAAG GTTAAAAGAATGGCTCCAGTCTCAAACTTTGGAATTGGAAACAGTGTTAAAGTTGAGGAAAACGCACACCCCTTCCATGggtgttgatgatgatgatgaagttGAATACAG GATAATGGAGTTACAACATAAACTGCTGGATGTTACTGCATCAAATTCATTGAAAGAACTTGTTATTAAAAG aaTTCAATGCACTGATGCGTTGTTAAAGATTCTTTTCCCTCGcaacaaagaagacaaaattGAAGACCAGCAGGTGTACATTGACTTGGTAGACGAGCAAACAAAGTTAGTGACTGAGATTCTAGGCCATCAAAAGGCTATTGAAAGGACACAGAAGGAGCTGGACATTGTACGGCAGGAAGCAATAG GTGTGAAACGGGAAAATCGTGTACTGATGAGTGGATATCAGCAGATGAAAGCAGACAAGGTGAaaaccaaaaaaacaaaaaaaagacagGAACAAGAAGAGTTGAT acaaAAAGAAGTGGAAGACATTACATCCAAAATAACTATTACACAGCACATCTTGCAAGCTTTGATAATGGGAAGTGGTGTTAATTGGGCTAAAGACCCTGAATTACAGCAACTGTTAATTAGTCTTGGCGAAACTGTGGATTTATCTAAGCATTAa